In Acipenser ruthenus chromosome 6, fAciRut3.2 maternal haplotype, whole genome shotgun sequence, the following proteins share a genomic window:
- the gtf2h5 gene encoding general transcription factor IIH subunit 5 encodes MVNVLKGVLVECDPAMKQFLLYLDETSALGKKFIIQDLDDTHIFILAEVVQILQERVGELMDQNSFPVTQK; translated from the exons ATGGTCAATGTTCTTAAAGGAGTTCTTGTTGAATG TGATCCCGCCATGAAACAGTTTCTGCTGTACTTGGATGAAACATCAGCTCTGGGAAAGAAGTTTATCATTCAAGACTTGGATGACACACACATCTTCATTTTAGCAGAAGTAGTTCAAATCCTTCAGGAAAGAGTAGGGGAGTTAATGGACCAGAACTCATTCCCTGTCACCCAGAAATAa